In Acropora muricata isolate sample 2 chromosome 11, ASM3666990v1, whole genome shotgun sequence, one DNA window encodes the following:
- the LOC136889451 gene encoding uncharacterized protein, which translates to MSQDKCMWMLSQNYMISEAFGHVAEMVLHNVVLVLALFCSLCFVHGEERKCEKITTPMCQNIGYNLTYMPNMFKHDSQQEATLDLHQFWPLVQNNCSRYLKIFLCSMHVPRCQPSSPKGIPPCRPLCEQARKDCTPVLRRYGFSWPQRMRCQLFPQLASKQMCMDRNAVIHKCAYIIDIDCIDNIPMKCDKCIWLSIQYYTFETFSHIADMTRNNVVLVLVFFCALCLVHGKERKCEKIKIPMCQNIGYNFTSMPNMFNHDSQEEAALEVHRFWPLVQTKCSPDLKFFLCLLYAPLCLPNIQLEFQVPPCRSVCKQARRGCVRLMRKYGFSWPERMKCKVFPKMKSEICIGYNSTTGNCTDTSRCKLLTHFRLSLLSSREKVFTGNASTTEANADWFLHVNVFYRLSDIRMSQDKCMWMLSQNYMISEAFGHVAEMVLHNVVLVLALFCSLCFVHGEERKCEKITTPMCQNIGYNLTYMPNMFKHDSQQEATLDLHQFWPLVQNNCSRYLKIFLCSMHVPRCQPSSPKGIPPCRPLCEQARKDCTPVLRRYGFSWPQRMRCQLFPQLASKQMCMDRNAVIHNLRPNEFTFETASVMLAMTNNNAVLVLALFCSLCFVHGQERKCEKIKIPMCQNIGYNLTYMPNMFNHDSQEEAALEVHQFWPLVEIKCSPDLKFFLCSMYAPMCQPNFQEEVPPCRSICERARKGCAPLMQQYGFSWPERMKCENFPILGGDQICMGRNDTSENSTTPPLPSTITSSGNHVEQPRVNCCSCRAPFVSVKDKKVTASLRDVSTGGVPGCVMACNKTYFSEDQESFASFWIGLWAVLCFISTLVTSLTFLIDMERFRYPERPIIFLSFCYCFVAIGYIIRFVAGYKVVACDSDGLMRYETSGPAACTIVFLLIYFFGMASSLWWVILSFTWFLSAGMKWSTEAITNYSQYFHVAAWLIPAVQTIAVLAMSTVDGDPVSGICYVGNHNLRSLIVFVVVPLLVYLVFGTSFLIAGFYSLIRIREVLRTQADKLIKTDKLEKLMIRIGVFSVLYTVPATIVVACYFYEFVNREHWERSIVCAECVSKYEVQPDHSVFIIKYFMALVVGITSGFWIWSGKTIESWKKFCHRIFGARRGKRDTAAKSLTAQATV; encoded by the exons ATGAGCCAAGACAAATGCATGTGGATGTTATCGCAAAATTACATGATTTCCGAAGCATTCGGCCACGTCGCAGAAATGGTGCTTCACAACGTGGTGCTcgttttggctttgttttgttCGTTATGCTTCGTTCATGGTGAGGAAAGGAAATGCGAAAAGATTACGACCCCCATGTGTCAGAACATTGGCTACAATTTAACATACATGCCCAACATGTTTAAGCACGATTCTCAACAGGAAGCAACGTTAGATCTTCATCAGTTTTGGCCGTTAGTCCAAAACAATTGCTCGCGATACCTAAAGATCTTTCTGTGCTCAATGCATGTACCACGGTGTCAGCCGAGTTCTCCCAAAGGGATTCCCCCCTGCCGACCGCTTTGTGAACAGGCCAGAAAAGACTGCACGCCCGTGTTGCGACGGTATGGCTTTTCGTGGCCACAGCGAATGAGATGTCAATTATTTCCTCAACTGGCGAGCAAGCAGATGTGTATGGATCGAAACGCTGTCATTCACA AGTGTGCCTATATCATTGATATCGATTGTATCGATAACATCCCAATGAAATGCGACAAATGCATTTGGCTATCAATACAATATTACACTTTCGAAACATTCAGCCATATCGCAGACATGACACGCAACAACGTGGTActcgttttggttttcttttgcgCGTTATGCCTCGTTCATGGTAAGGAAAGGAAATGCGAGAAGATCAAGATCCCTATGTGTCAGAACATTGGCTACAATTTCACATCCATGCCCAACATGTTTAATCACGATTCTCAAGAGGAAGCAGCGTTAGAAGTTCATCGGTTTTGGCCGTTAGTTCAAACCAAATGCTCGCCAGACTTGAAGTTCTTTCTTTGCTTACTGTATGCGCCACTGTGTCTGCCGAATATTCAGTTAGAATTTCAAGTTCCTCCTTGCCGATCGGTTTGTAAACAGGCCAGAAGAGGCTGCGTGCGTTTGATGCGAAAGTATGGCTTTTCTTGGCCGGAAAGAATGAAATGTAAAGTATTTCCTAAAATGAAGAGTGAGATTTGTATCGGCTATAACTCTACCACTGGCAATT GCACGGACACTTCTCGTTGCAAGCTATTGACCCATTTCCGATTGTCACTTCTCTCCTCCCGAGAAAAAGTGTTCACCGGAAATGCGTCGACAACGGAGGCTAATGCTGATTGGTTCCTGCATGTCAATGTTTTTTATCGTTTGAGTGACATCCGAATGAGCCAAGACAAATGCATGTGGATGTTATCGCAAAATTACATGATTTCCGAAGCATTCGGCCACGTCGCAGAAATGGTGCTTCACAACGTGGTGCTcgttttggctttgttttgttCGTTATGCTTCGTTCATGGTGAGGAAAGGAAATGCGAAAAGATTACGACCCCCATGTGTCAGAACATTGGCTACAATTTAACATACATGCCCAACATGTTTAAGCACGATTCTCAACAGGAAGCAACGTTAGATCTTCATCAGTTTTGGCCGTTAGTCCAAAACAATTGCTCGCGATACCTAAAGATCTTTCTGTGCTCAATGCATGTACCACGGTGTCAGCCGAGTTCTCCCAAAGGGATTCCCCCCTGCCGACCGCTTTGTGAACAGGCCAGAAAAGACTGCACGCCCGTGTTGCGACGGTATGGCTTTTCGTGGCCACAGCGAATGAGATGTCAATTATTTCCTCAACTGGCGAGCAAGCAGATGTGTATGGATCGAAACGCTGTCATTCACAATTTA CGTCCGAATGAGTTCACTTTCGAAACGGCCAGCGTAATGTTAGCAATGACAAACAACAACGCTGTATtagttttggctttgttttgttCGCTGTGCTTCGTTCATGGCCAGGAAAGGAAATGCGAGAAGATCAAGATCCCTATGTGTCAGAACATTGGCTACAATTTAACATACATGCCCAATATGTTTAACCATGATTCTCAAGAGGAAGCAGCGTTAGAAGTTCATCAGTTTTGGCCGTTAGTTGAAATCAAATGCTCGCCAGACTTGAAGTTCTTTCTTTGCTCAATGTATGCGCCAATGTGTCAGccaaattttcaggaagaagtTCCTCCTTGCCGATCAATTTGTGAGCGGGCTAGGAAAGGCTGCGCGCCTTTGATGCAACAGTACGGCTTTTCGTGGCCAGAGCGAATGAAATGTGAAAACTTCCCAATACTTGGAGGCGACCAGATATGTATGGGTCGAAACGATACCAGTGAAAATTCGACGACACCTCCTCTGCCTTCGACGATAACTAGCAGTGGGAATCATGTTGAGCAACCGCGGGTTAATTGCTGTTCATGCAGAGCGCCATTTGTTTCGGTCAAAGACAAAAAAGTGACGGCAAGTTTACGGGACGTTTCCACAGGGGGCGTCCCGGGCTGTGTAATGGCTTGCAACAAAACATATTTCTCTGAGGATCAGGAAAGTTTCGCGTCCTTTTGGATTGGGTTATGGGCTGTCTTATGTTTTATCTCTACACTAGTAACATCGCTGACATTTCTAATCGACATGGAACGTTTCAGATATCCGGAGCGACCAATAATCTTTCTGTCGTTCTGCTACTGTTTCGTGGCGATAGGTTACATCATTCGCTTCGTGGCGGGGTACAAAGTCGTTGCTTGTGATTCAGATGGATTAATGAGATACGAGACGTCTGGTCCTGCTGCCTGTACAATCGTTTTCTTACTGATTTATTTTTTCGGCATGGCTTCATCGCTGTGGTGGGTCATATTATCCTTTACCTGGTTTTTGTCTGCTGGGATGAAATGGTCGACTGAAGCAATCACCAACTATTCGCAGTACTTTCACGTTGCAGCCTGGCTTATCCCTGCTGTACAGACCATCGCTGTCCTCGCCATGTCCACAGTCGATGGAGATCCAGTGAGCGGAATTTGTTATGTGGGAAATCATAACCTTCGAAGTCTCATTGTGTTTGTAGTGGTACCGCTTCTCGTCTACCTTGTCTTCGGGACTTCCTTCTTGATCGCAGGTTTCTATTCATTGATTCGCATTCGCGAAGTTTTGCGCACGCAGGCAGATAAACTAATCAAAACCGATAAACTTGAAAAGCTTATGATTCGCATCGGAGTATTCTCCGTTTTATACACTGTGCCGGCGACAATAGTAGTGGCTTGCTACTTTTATGAATTTGTGAATAGAGAACATTGGGAGCGATCTATCGTTTGCGCGGAGTGTGTGAGTAAATATGAGGTCCAACCCGATCACTCTGTTTTTATTATCAAGTATTTTATGGCACTGGTGGTCGGCATAACTTCTGGATTTTGGATTTGGTCGGGAAAGACCATCGAATCATGGAAGAAATTCTGCCATCGTATATTTGGCGCGCGTAGAGGGAAAAGAGACACGGCAGCCAAATCTTTGACGGCTCAGGCCACTGTTTAA